A region of the Apium graveolens cultivar Ventura chromosome 6, ASM990537v1, whole genome shotgun sequence genome:
ttaattttagtgCCTTACCTCCTTACTATTTTGTTACTAAGTTCAATCTTATGAAATAACAGAGGGTGGCTTAAGCAAATTTTTTGTTATTAGTTTTGTTGTTTTTTAAGCTGATAAGTTTGTTACACCTAAACCAAAATATTCGGTATATCATATTCGTACTCTTAAGGTGGATCTAGGAGGGTAGATGTACTTTGACCTGACCTACTATTTTAGAAGCTGATATGCTTTAACTTAAAGAGCAACTGCAGATGCTCCATCGAACTTAATAATATGTATTCTGAGGAATTTGCTTCTGAACTCCATATACAGATGAAATAGACCTACACATTAGTCTATCAAATTCCAAGCTGAATATCCCTGGGTATATATATCATGCATTACCGCTTCAACAAATATAAAGCACAATCAAGTGTTAACTTCTTGTTGCGCAGTTTGTTTTCTTTTATGTTACTTGTAAGGTTAAAGCTAAACTCATTACAGTTGAACGGGTTTCTGAGTCTTAAATTGTGTAGTGTACTACTGTCCATAAATAAGTTATAGGCCATAGTTCTAGGTTAATGTAATATGCACTATTTTTCAAGAAATACATGAAAGCTAAGCATACAGTATTATCTAGTTGACTTGAAAGCAACAACGTAAAGTAAATTGCAATTTTTTTAATTGCTTTAGTGCTGCCATGAACTCTGATACGCGTGAGGAAGTTGCCATCAAGAAAATCGGTAATGCATTTGACAACCGAATAGATGCCAAAAGGACACTTCGGGAAATTAAACTTCTTCGTCACATGAATCATGAAAATGTAAGTCTTATTCATTTTCACAGCTAATCATCTTTGAGATATCAGACCTTTCATTGTGTACTGTCTGTTTTCATGGTCATCTGCAGGTAATTGCAATTAAAGACATCATAAGGCCTCCACAGATTGAAAGTTTCAATGATGTTTACATTGTTTATGAATTGATGGACACAGATCTTCATCAAATAATTCGCTCTAACCAGCAACTCACTGACGACCATTGTCGGGTTTGACCTCGCTCTTCAGTTCCTTGCAGAAATTTGTTCCATATATTACCGCTTTAGTCATATACTCATAGATTAATCACAAAAAAGTACGTGTTCTGTTTGTTGTTTTCTCGAGGCATAATAGAGGTTAGCAAGCCTATTTTTTTTCGTTAACTACTTTTTTAATTTTAAACAAATTAACTCACCACCACAAAACAAAATTGTGTCAAGACCTATAAAGCATGCAACAGCTCTCTAGGAGCCACAACTTTTTATGTGTTTTTGTCATAATATATACATAAAGCTTTTCTAATCTGAAAAAACTCTTGGTCTCATATTATTTTGCTCCTTTCGAATGGTCACTTACGTCTTACGAAAATTCTAAATTCTAATGTGTTGTATTTGGGGTTATCACCATAGCTCATCTGTCATCTGCAATTGATGGTAAATAATCTTTTGCTTTTTAAACGACAGTCTAACTGTAACTACAAAAATTAGTGCCAGGACTGATACGTATAGATTTTAGAACCTTGAATTTATTGTTATTAAAATGTTAATTCACCCGTGGTCTACTTTTAGTAGCTAGACTGAAAGCTTGTTTTGGATATTGTTTCAGCACTATTATGCATGTCTACATATATATCTGAGAACTGCAATGAGACATTTACCTTCATCAAACATTGTGGATAATTTTCAATTGTAACTGTCAAGCTTTTGGACTTACAGTTAATGAAAAATTGAAGAACAAGAATTTGTTCAAGATCCAAAATGCTGATGATAATATTACTCTGTAAACTTAGAGATGTATATACATCATGGATGTAGTACTTTGACCTTTTTCTTGTTTGTAAGATATACTAATGCCTTATATCTAAAGAGATATGCATTACATTAGCCAATGAGTAATGATCAGctacaaaaaaaaattaaatcttaaattcaattaataataacgAAAACCATGATATGATGTTTGAATTTGACATAAGAGTTTCTAATTCTGTATCACTTGTGCAGTATTTTCTTTACCAACTATTGCGAGGACTGAAGTATGTTCATTCTGCAAATGTCTTGCATCGTGATTTAAAGCCGAGTAATTTGCTCCTCAATGCAAATTGTGACCTAAAAATTGGAGATTTCGGCCTTGCAAGGACAACTTCTGAAACTGACTTCATGACTGAATATGTTGTTACTCGCTGGTACCGAGCACCAGAATTGCTCCTTAATTGCTCAGAGTACACTGCAGCAATTGATATCTGGTCAGTTGGTTGCATACTTGGAGAAGTTATGACCAGACAGCCCCTGTTCCCTGGGAAAGATTACGTTCATCAGCTGAgactaattacagaggtatgtCATGATAGAATACACTTGATGTCAGTTACAAACTTACAATATCGGCAATGTCTTGTTCTCAAGCTTAACTTAGATTATGAAGCAAGGACTGAAAGTAGTCATGCATATCATTTCAGTAGTAGGCGAATGTAATAGGATAACAAGTGTGCCGGAATCATGCATTTTTTTTGTTAATGTCAAATTATTGAAATGTAACTAAGAAATTTTTAAAACAAGTATTTCAAATATAAGTTACGTGAAAATTAATTTCTAGTGGCAACAAACTTAACTTAAGAAAAGCAAAAAAGGGGATTTTGTAAACAAAGTTGTTTCCTTTATTTCTAATAAGATGTTGCTTGTATTAACTGAATCGAagatttgaaattttttatttaaatatttagattcttttttgtttgttatagttttttttttctgaaagATGCTTGCAGCAGATTATAGTAAGCTTTCCTCTTGCCTTCATATTCAAATAGGTTAGATAACTTATGCATATCCTTTTTGTTAAAAGCTCATAGGTTCACCTGACGATGCCAGTCTTGGATTTCTCAGAAGTGATAATGCTCGAAGATACGTGAGGCAGCTTCCCCAGTATCCAAAGCAACAATTCTCTGCTAGATTTTTTAACAAATCTCCCGGAGCTCTAGATTTGCTGGAAAAAATGCTCATCTTTGATCCCAACAGACGCATTACAGGTGGAACTTTACTTACATTACTTCTGTGTTGTTATTTAGTTAGTCTTCAGCAGTAACAACTTGCTAATTTTCGGTTAAAATACTTATTGGATTATTTTGGATGTTATACTGACCAGTAAAACCGAGCCCAAAGCTTAAAAAGTTAAAGAAAAACACAGGTTTCAGTTCTAATTTGCTCTCTTACAACACATCATAAACTAAAAAATGTTTGGACATACTGTATATGTTCATGCGACTTAAATTAAGCTTACA
Encoded here:
- the LOC141663970 gene encoding mitogen-activated protein kinase homolog MMK2 — translated: MPYGQRFEVFSEESMESSSAATADHTHIKGVPTHGGRYVQYNVYGNLFEVSRKYVPPIRPVGRGAYGIVCAAMNSDTREEVAIKKIGNAFDNRIDAKRTLREIKLLRHMNHENVIAIKDIIRPPQIESFNDVYIVYELMDTDLHQIIRSNQQLTDDHCRYFLYQLLRGLKYVHSANVLHRDLKPSNLLLNANCDLKIGDFGLARTTSETDFMTEYVVTRWYRAPELLLNCSEYTAAIDIWSVGCILGEVMTRQPLFPGKDYVHQLRLITELIGSPDDASLGFLRSDNARRYVRQLPQYPKQQFSARFFNKSPGALDLLEKMLIFDPNRRITVEEALCHPYLAALHDINEEPVCPRPFSFDFEQPTCTEENIKELIWKESVKFNPDPIL